AGATCTTATCAAAAATTCCTTTTAATTGAATAATTACATATAagcactttttttaaaaaaaataaatcattctATTTAGATCAAAATATACcataaaaaacaatttttttattaataattttttttatttctttagaCAAAGTTCATAaagttttgttattttattatatatatatatataacatgacTATAATCCTTCAAACAATTTGATAATCCAACTATATTTACAAACATTGTACAAGATCATTTGATGTGAAAAATGCATCATTAAATAACTACATGTTGTTGTTTCATTCAatatttagctcaaattttagaaataattaaagtcattaattattatatattacatGATTCGCTTTTAGAGCAATGAAACATGTCGGGCCAAACCTCCCGCCTCTGTCCGCACAACAAACAGTGCAGGGAGGGTCGTTCCGTCTTGTGAGTtaggaatttaaaaaaaatcaccaaaaaaagtttttaaaaaataatacaaaaattattacaaaataatataattatttcaaaCTTAATATTGTAAATAAATCTTTCAAAAATCATCAATCAtgtataaatcatttaaaaaacttttcaatcatattttttttaaaaaaaaataatatgattgCCCGTTCGAATGGCTCAACACGACCCAACCCACGATTCAAAATAGatgattaaaataaaaaaaataataatactgaCTGCCCGTTTGAATAGCTCAACACGACCCAGCCCACGATTCAAAAtggataattaaaataataacacAACCCGTATATTTTTCATAACGACTCATGCTGGTCCGACCAATCTAAGACGGCTCGGCTCTATTTGCTTCGGTTGCATCACTGGTTAATATGCTAAAAGTTCATTCCTCTTTCAATCGAAGGTTATAAAGGTAATTTGACAGTAACATATCATCCGCATTCTCCCTCACACCTCTAACTCTAAGCCCTGAGATCTCCTCGCTTCCCATTCTTCCCAAGCTGGAAATTAGGGTTTCGCTGCAAATCTCACTCGGCCACAAACCCCGGTCGTCATGGCTGAACTCTTGAATGCTGCCGAAGAAAACCATGATAGTCTCCGCGACGAGAATACCAATAATAGCAACAAGCCCTCCACGACTGATCTCCCCGACGCCACCGCTGACACTGTATCAtcgcctcctcctcctcctaCGCAGCCGCGTAGGGGCATTAGAGAGCGTGACCGTGGCTCTAGAGAACGGCGCGATGATAGGGACTTTGATCGGCCGCCCCGGCGTGAATTCTATGATCGGAATCGCTCGCCGCCGCCGAACCGAGATAGGGATTATCACAAGAGAGGGAGGCCGAGTCCCAGTCCTCCACCACCCCCTTACAGAGACCGACGTGGAGGAGGGCCTCACTCTCCTCCACCTAGGCGATCACCTCCGTTCCCCCCGTATAAATGGAGGAGAGGCGATGGATATGATGGAAGGAGAGGTAGTCCTAGAGGTGGGTTTGGGCATGGGGATCGAAGGTGAGGAGTACATTTGATATATTTCCGGATTTATGATTTGTGAGCACAGTTGGAGGGCCATGTCAGTATACTAGTTTAGTTGATTCTTTCAAAGATATAGCAGATTAACAGCaccttttgatgataaaaaagAACTATATGATCTTTTGATGGAATAGTAACGTGCTTTTGGTGAAGTTGCAatttttattcttgattattgCTTTTAGCTGTGTGCCTGTTAGTTGTCTTCTACCTTGTAGTTCTCTGATATGGGCGAATGCTGCTGGGGCAATTGCTGAGTCCAAAGTTTTAGTGCACTGTAGTGATGGCTGCAGCTgttcattaaattatttttaattcaatatcatttgaaaatacttttaaaaaacTAGAACATCAGAGAAGCATGAATTTAGTAACTGAAATTCATATAATAAGAAACATGCAGTATTCAATTGTAAATTCACTTATAACTCTATACAAACACAGTGGACCACTACGAATAAGTTATAAAATGATATCCGTGTAATGTAAATTTCATGTGTATCGAATATCCAGTGGGGGATGGGAAAAAGCTCGCTATTGCCACTGTTCCATCAGAACCCACCTCTTGTCCATATTGCAGCCATATGGAACGAGGCACCATTCAATTCTGAATTCAGCTGTTCTTATCTTAAATGACCTACATGCCAAAAAATATGATTTGGAGAGTTTAGAGACCACCTTGATAAATTGGATTTTAACACCTGCTCACATTTTATGTTTTCAGAGTTATGCTAAAAAGTGAAAAACACATTTAAGTGCTCATTACCTTGAAGTTAACTGCCTATGCTTTAGTTGAGATTCGAAGACTTGCAAAAGCTGCTCTGCCATTCACATGATGCAGCCTGCATTTCCGGGTATTTGAATGCCATGCATAGCCATAATATTTGGATCCAGTTTTTGGCATATTTTGTGCGAGTCTACTTGCTAAGTAATATATTTGATTGGGAAATGCATTCTGTTggtttattgtttattttttgtttcaCAACTTGTGGCTtctgatcatgattttaagtGTGGGTATAAAATTACTTTTCTTGTTCAGGTTTGCATATGATTATCCTGGTGGAAATGACCGTGAGATGGGGGGTAGTAGACCTGGTTATTTGGATGAAAGGCCTCATGGTCGATATATGGGTTGGTCATCTGGAGGCTATCAAGGTGGTCCTTCAGTGGTGAtagacttttaaaattttgccTTGTGTCTTTTATGAAGGCAGCAAATTGTTGTGTTCCTTAGCCATTCACATTGCCTGGGTTGGTTTTTGTGTGATTTTTGTAGTGGTTTTACTCGATGATTTTATTTGTGTTGATCATGCCTTCATCTTTTTATTGTATTTCTTCCGGCAGATTGGGATCCTGGTCGTGGAGGCTTTGATGATGCTTTCCCTGCTGGGGGACCCCAAAGGTTTATATTTTACATGCTTTTGGAAATTTGATTTATCTCACTTTGCCCTTttgtcatcattctcagcctCAATGTGTGTCCAGTGGTATGTAAGTTGCTGTTCTTGTTCAGTTACCTCGCGCTAATCATTTGTGGACTCTTGAGTGCTGATTAGCTAGATGACACTATTAAATCGTTTGAACTCGTGAAAAATGAAGAAGTAAACTTTGCTTGAGTATGAACCTGCATTCTTTTTACCAATAGCTGCTGTTATTTATGTGGCTTTTTTTCATTAGAAGGCGTGTTTCAGAAGGTTTAGCTTTGTCCACTTGGATATACATGTGGATCTGAATTTAAGCTAACCATATTTGTTTGGGATATGTTGTAACAACTTTATACCTTATACGCTTGATGAATTGACATAGAATTGTGTTTTCAGAGAAGGAATGATGTCTTATAAGCAGTTCATTCAGGAGCTTGAAGATGATATTTTGCCAACTGAAGCTGAGCGCAGGTCAGACTTTGActgtttcaaaattttatggTGGTTCGAATTTATTTGATATTCTTCTATTTGTTCTATgctttttatttcttttcatttgtaTTACACTTCCTTTTTATCGCTACGAATAATAATTTGAATCTCACATGCTAAGCATGATCAGGTATCAGGAATACAAGTCAGGGTACATATCAACTCAGAAAAAAGCTTATTTTAATGCGCATAAAGATGAAGAATGGTAGAGAAAATCTTTGCCTTCTTTTTACAatgtttttccatttttttgtgCCTCTTCTCTCAGTTTCTTTGCTTGTCCAGGTTTAAAGACAAATATCACCCAACAAACTTACTCGCTGTCATAGAACGGTTAGTATGATGTTTATCTTTTTTAAGTTTGTTTTAGGTTATTTGAAGCATTTCATGAATCTTGTGGACTGCTTACTAAATGCCTGTTGCTCAAATTCTTTTATTCCTGGTTTGCATTTCATTTTGCTGAAGCATCTTCACTGTAGGAGGAATGAACTCGCAAGGAAGTTGGCCAAAGATTTTCAGCTTGATCTGCAGAATGGGACCTTGGATTTGTAAGATTATCTCATGGTGTGTCCATATTTAAGGCGTACTAATTTGGTTTTGTCAATTAATATAACTTTTCTATGTGAGCAGAGATCCTAGCATCAATCCTTCTTCAAACCAGGCAGAACAGTCCAGTGAACCTAATTCTGACGATGATGCAGATGTGGGTGGCAAACGAAGACGGCATGGCCGGGTTGGTGCTAAAGATTCTGAGCTCTCGGCTGCCCCAAAGGCTCATCCAATCAGTTCTGAGCCGAGAAGAATACAGGTTGATGTTGAGCAAGCACAGGCTCTTGTTAGGAAGCTTGATTCAGAAAAGGGGATCAAGGATAATGTTTTATGCCGAGCTGATAATGATAGAATGAGCAGAGATAAATCTCACAGCAGCTCAAGTGGTCCAGTCATTATTATACGGGGCTTAAGTACAATTAAAGGTCTTGAAGGAATTGAGCTTCTGGACACGCTTCTCACTTATCTCTGGCGCATTCATGGGCTTGATTATTATGGACTGATGGAATCAAATGAAGCCAAAGGTCTCCGACATGTTAGAATTGATGGCAAGAATTCAGATGCAAACGGGAAGGATTGGGAGAACAAATTGGATTCCCACTGGCAAGAGAGACTGAAGGGTTTGGATCTATTGGAAATAATGACTGCAAAGGAGAAGATAGATGTTGCAGCTACTGAAGCTTTGGATCCCCATGTTCGCAAAATTAGAGATGAAAAATATGGCTGGAAGTATGGATGTGGAGCAAAGGGTTGTACAAAGCTCTTCCATGCTGCTGAGTTTGTTCACAAACATTTGAAGTTAAAACATCCTGAAGTAGTCATGGAACTGACGTCAAAAGTGCGTGAAGAATTATATTTCCAGAATTACATGAAGTAAGTGTGTACCAATTGTACTGCATGTCAATTTATTTGGCATCTACTTGAGGTTTATAATTGTCATTTATCACAGTGACGAAAATGCACCTGGAGGGACTCCTGTCATGCAACCATCTTTTCCGGTATGATATATTAATGAGCATCACGTTGTCTTTACATAGCTATTTGTGTGGTACATTGTTATAAGTTATTGGCATGTCTTTGTAGAAGGGTAAGCCTCAAAGGCGTAGACCTGGCCCAGATGGCAGAATGAAGGATGAAAGAGGAAACCTCAGAGAACGTGATAATCGTTTTGATAGATCCGACGAACCTCAGTCGGGGGATTTTCCATCCAACAATGATGGTGCCCCGGGAAACAATGGCGATGAACCATTATTCGATGCTTTTGGAGGTCAAGGCATAGCTGTGGCTTCTTTCCCTTCAGATATAGCTCCACCTGTATTGATGCCAGTTCCTGGTGCCGGGTAAGGACATTTCCCCTGCcccatgaaaataaatttttccccTCCCTTGTGAGGTTTATATACTCTCCCTTATAACTGAAATGATCATCATGACACATTCATATtcagtttttatatttttctttacggGTATATATGGTCATGGACTGCAGTCCGCTTGGGCCTTTTGTTCCCGCCCCTCCTGAAGTAGCAATGCGGATGTTGCGAGACCACGGAGGTCCATCCCCGTTTGAAGGTGGTAGAAATGGAAGGTCAGGCCCCCAGTTAGGTGGTCCTGCCCCAATAATTGCATTACCCCCAACATTTCGACAGGATCCTCGACGTCTCAGAAGGTTCGGTTAGATTTTGAATAGCTGAAACTAATTTTGAATTGTATCAATGGTGGCCTCCGTTTTGTTCTTACCTGACCCATATTTAACAATTTTGCAGCTATAATGACCTGGATGCACCTGAAGATGAAGTCACTGTCATCGATTACAGGAGTTTGTAGATTCAATATGGTTAATCAATGTCCAAATAATATCGAATCAACTACCATGATTCAGTTATCCCGTTATGGAAAAAGAAGTAACTCGTCTCACCATTCTTCCCATGCGTAATCGAATCCTTATTTGTTGAGAATTCGCTAGAGCTTTTGGTGTTTGTCGAAAAATTTGCTGAATCATTTGTCTCCCTCGCCTTTGCTTTCGTTCTCGTGGGAAGAGTTACAGATGTTCACATTGTGCTCttcatataaaattttattacttCCAAGACTTATGATTTGAGTTATTACAGCCTCCTTcacattatgatttttatatccAACACCAACCAAATAATATTCA
This window of the Primulina tabacum isolate GXHZ01 chromosome 4, ASM2559414v2, whole genome shotgun sequence genome carries:
- the LOC142543056 gene encoding serrate RNA effector molecule-like encodes the protein MAELLNAAEENHDSLRDENTNNSNKPSTTDLPDATADTVSSPPPPPTQPRRGIRERDRGSRERRDDRDFDRPPRREFYDRNRSPPPNRDRDYHKRGRPSPSPPPPPYRDRRGGGPHSPPPRRSPPFPPYKWRRGDGYDGRRGSPRGGFGHGDRRFAYDYPGGNDREMGGSRPGYLDERPHGRYMGWSSGGYQDWDPGRGGFDDAFPAGGPQREGMMSYKQFIQELEDDILPTEAERRYQEYKSGYISTQKKAYFNAHKDEEWFKDKYHPTNLLAVIERRNELARKLAKDFQLDLQNGTLDLDPSINPSSNQAEQSSEPNSDDDADVGGKRRRHGRVGAKDSELSAAPKAHPISSEPRRIQVDVEQAQALVRKLDSEKGIKDNVLCRADNDRMSRDKSHSSSSGPVIIIRGLSTIKGLEGIELLDTLLTYLWRIHGLDYYGLMESNEAKGLRHVRIDGKNSDANGKDWENKLDSHWQERLKGLDLLEIMTAKEKIDVAATEALDPHVRKIRDEKYGWKYGCGAKGCTKLFHAAEFVHKHLKLKHPEVVMELTSKVREELYFQNYMNDENAPGGTPVMQPSFPKGKPQRRRPGPDGRMKDERGNLRERDNRFDRSDEPQSGDFPSNNDGAPGNNGDEPLFDAFGGQGIAVASFPSDIAPPVLMPVPGAGPLGPFVPAPPEVAMRMLRDHGGPSPFEGGRNGRSGPQLGGPAPIIALPPTFRQDPRRLRSYNDLDAPEDEVTVIDYRSL